gggggtcaacggatgatagttagaacaaacgaagaatcgagtaggtatattgcgcactgtctagtaaaatatacATAACTTTTTTCTTAGAACGCCATTTGGGAttcacaatatatggttggaaagctcaCTCAAAAggttacaactttcatgttttatgtttttcccaaTTCTAAATGGAACAGGGTGAAAAGTGCACGTCAAGAGCGCGGCCGCACTCGTCAGGCAGAATCAAAGTGGATATGCGCAGTCTGAGCGCGGCCGCGTACGTCCTGTCCGGAAAATGTGTCCTTTTTCGTGTAGGAGAAGGTGTAATTGTTTGAGACCAACCCTACttagtatatatacatggaaaaatggtattttgaaGACCTTTTGACATACTTTTGAcctaatttagacctaaggaggctaatgAAACcgaggattcgacctaaggaggcaagaacacattaagagcaaggcggagaattcttctacaagtttctCACTTCCTCtccctatttttcattgttggttatgacttttagtattgtatttaattttgcatactattatgaatagctaatttgttatctagggttttgatggaaccttttgtgggataaattcttgttatgtttttatataattgagccgtagtattttctctatttgttcaactatattattcttatggttgattgaagggccctcaattagatgtgcctatttagtatgtattactcgggagagagtgcatatttagatagttgttgaacaacatcactcccgacttatgtgaggaatcaataaccaagagtttaaaggtgggattaagATAAACGAAACCTTGGGTatgatctaagtgagctgtaattaaagcgagctagcgtaactcgggagagtataaatagtaaattgtcgtaattactcgggagagaattacaacatgcagagcgctcatgatcggtataGAATACTTAggtgaaattatagaagacatagcagGAAGGATTCCAACAAttagggaaatcataactctagacctccttaatcttttctccaacctgtagtatctttaatgttaatttattattttaatttgttagtagATAGTTAAACACAataatcttaatatctataagttaggaattgttcaagcttatattcttggtgatagtgaacaattgtagctaagccttaattctctgtgggattcgactccggacttataaatcgaattatatttgcaacgaccgcttagtcctttttatacggcatagttgggcgtgatcagcgGATCTGGCCGTGGATTTCGCCCAGTGTTCTGCCTTCAGTGCGCGGCCAATGCGCGGTCAATCCGCGGCCGCGCACCTGGAGAGGACTTCGCCGCTTGCTTTTCTTCCTCCTTTTCGACCGTGCGACCGTGCTAACCTCCGATTGGCCTTCCATGCTCCatattgactccaaaacactctTTACCTTCCTTATAGCTCGGAGTGGCTCCTGCAAAGCATAAAACTCTTAATTAGAGGTTTTTGTTATCTTTTAACATTCAAACATTGATAAAGTGCGGCTAAATTAAAATGTAAATAGTATCTAAATTGCATAATTATAGTCTACTATCACCTCTGTGTGTGTCTTTAACTTAAGTAATATATTATAGTTTTTCTTTggacaaaagaaaatcaattttagTTGAGAAGCAACCGTGGTGGATGATCAATAAAAGAAATTTCTGAATATGATATGATCTGCATTCAATGATGAAACACTATATTTTAGTTAAATCACACTCCAAATGCTAAGTTGCAGTAGCTATGTGTTACATTAAGAACTTGAGGGAAGATGTTCGTCACAAACTAAAAACTCTCAAATAAAAACAACGGAACATAGCATAGGCCAAGATTGCCAGATCGATTCGCCCGTTTTTGCTCTAGTACCTTCAAGGTCAGGTCTTTATCTTCATAAAGTTTCGAGTCAAATTCTTATTTAAATAATCAATTATTACCCCTTTGATAATATTTATTTTAAGTACAAAAAGTGTTATTTTTTAATGCTTTACCTGAATATTTAAAATTCTTAATTAATTAATCCAAGTTCCGAAAGGAACAAGTTTCATGCATGTTTTGAGGAGTGCTTCGCACCTTTTCCTAATTTAAGATCTTACATTATAATCTTGAAGAGTTAATACTAGATTATTCATTTATAGATATCCTGAATCCTAATTCAGGCGACGACAATAATTAATTCGAGAATCAGCTACGTTGTATTCCGCTTCAACCCGGTTTGTAATATTAGCCAAACACCGTCTTAAACCCTCAAAACCTCAACACAAAAGGCGCACAGTTCTGGTAATAGCAGGAACAACCTGAAAAGCTATCCAGTCGAAGCAGGAAATGCAGGTAACAATGGCTTCAAACGCCTCAATTCTCACCCGCAGTTCTCTTTTATCGGTACGGTTCGTGGATTTCCCCCTAAAATCCACTTCACAACTCCACGCCCAGACCCGAAGTCGATTTGGAAGGTCCTCTTCTGctatttcttcttcatctttttctggcAAACACTGTGGGACCCAACTCGGTGCCTCAACTCATGGGCTGAAAAGTTTGCATCTTTCTGATATTGGGCCTAGAAGGTTCGGTTCTTGTAAGAATTTTCAGATGTCCGCGGTTTCAGGCGGTGGAGGTAGTGGTTATGGAGGCTCCGGTGATGGAAAATCCGGTGGTGGTGGTGATGGTGGCAGTGACAGTggcggtggtggtggtggtgggagTAACTGGTCATTACTTGCCtggtaattttgttttaaattaaaatttgGAACAAATATCTATTGCTTGTTTTAGTgtacaagtttcaaaagtttgtGTCCAGTCCAACAACATCGCATAAATTGGAATGGATGGAGTACTAAATATCTCCTTGAGTAAACAAGTTAGCCAAATGCTTGTAAGCATGTTAAGTACTACTAGCATTGTTTATGCTATGGGTTGTTTGAAGGATATTTTACTTGTCACTGATAAAACTGAAAAAGTGATAAATCATTTATACATTGGGAAAAAAAAGCatgaatttttccctttttcttttcattaaaGGCTTGCTATGTTTCTCTCACCATTTCTATTGCTCTGAGATTAACATATActcttcaacaacaacaatcatgCCTCAGTTTCAAACAAGTTGGGGCTGCCTATATGAATCCTTGCCTATTGTAAACCTGCTCATATAAAGGAGGGGGGTTGTGGTAGGCTGACAGCCAACTTAAAATCAACCAATTTATGCTGAATCCTAACTATAAAGAATATTATATACTCTAGcttatttttgaaaaaggaaTAGTAGTATATATACATctgataaaaaataataatatatacaATACTATAAagcttcatttttcttgtaaGTCATATCTCGACAATGTTGTTAACTGTATCATCACGGCCCGAGAATAATCGTTACTTCTGCTGTAGGTACTTATCTCTTCTCGAGAAGTATCCAGTATGGACAAAAGCAGTTACATCTGCACTGTTGACACTTTCTGGAGATCTAATCTGTCAGGTAAACTCAGTAAAATGAAATTCAAGCTTCAAGAATCGGTAGAGTCTGTTGGGGATACACACTTTTTTCATACCGTGCTTGTCAATGCTAGTGCATGTGTTCTCTGTTGATGCAGAAGTTACAAGATTTTGCAAATCAGAGATTCCGATTGTTTAGCTAGTATTAGTTGTTAATTTCTAACACCTGATGAAGTAAGCTTATAATGAACTCTATTTCCTTAATCATTAAATATATTCTTTGGTACGTGGTTTTGGATTACCAATGTCAAATGTTTATTCTACTTTATGGTTAACATCGTCATAACTTGTCATGTGTAGTTATGGTATTCCTACTATGGTAAGGATTTTGGTGTTTGAGATGGTAATTCCTAAGATGATGCTAATCAGATATTTTCTGGTTTGAAAGAACGGAAGAGAAAGAAGCAGAGGAAGGGGGCAAGCGTAAAACTTtcttttttgaaatgattttagagagagaaaggaaaggaaaaggagaTAAAAGGATGGATAGGATGATGAAGGAAACATCAAGTTCTTATGTCCAAATGTGTATTGAACTTGTGGATTGAAAGAAAGGGAGGAAAGGAGCGGGATGACTGCAGTTCTTTTTTTGAATTGATTATAGGGGGAGATAGGAAGGAAAAATGCATCGGGTCATGAACGATACACCAAGTTCCTTTTCTGTACAAATGTGGTGAAGGCAAACCTCCTTTGATGAAATTTTGTAATGTCATAAAAGACAGTAGGCATTATGAACCATCTAATCATTATATTAGTTTTATTCAGTGTCTACTCACACTCCTTCCTCCCTTTCTCTCCATCAATTTCAAAAACAAATTCCTTCTTTCACTTTCCTTCTTACAGTGCAAAGCGTCAGCAACTCAGTATCCCTGCTTGCAATCATTGACCAGTGCTTTAAATTAGTGATACCATCTTTTCCCTCTTTGAAATATATTCTCTTCGCGATGATTTCAAGCTATTTTTTCTGTTTCCTTCACCTTTTAATTGCTGGCTATGTGTCACAGCTGTGGATTGACCAAGTAGCATCTGTGGATGTAAAGAGGACGTTTATATTCACATTATTGGGGCTGGTCTTGGTGGGTCCATCTTTGCACTTTTGGTAATATCTTCACAGCCCATTATTATTTCCTCTCTATACAGCTCTGAATCTGCTTTTACAACTTGTATTTTGGTCTGTGTATCTCAACCTTCTACTGAAGCTGGTGTTGTTATTATGTTATTTACTGCATACTGATTGCCTAATCTGCTGGAGACCTGTCTTTCTAACCCAGTACTTAAACTGGGAATACAAAAATACAAGATGCTCCTTATTTGTTTGTAGCTTTTTTTATCTTCATGTAATGATTTTTAAGTGTTTGCTATATCAATTCAGTGGACGATATGTAAAGTAATCCGATTTTCGTCCGTAGGTTTAAATGATACTAACTGCAGGTATATCACTGTATTTTATGATGGAAAATGGTTGAGGGTAGTTCTAGATCTTCAATTTTGTTTCTGATGATCAATTTAAATTTTACGTGCAATCACAAAAGCTGATTTGTATTTGTTGTTAATGAGCTCGGTTTTTAAAACTTATGCAGAATTATCTACTGAGTATTGTTTTAAATATCATTTAGCTCATTGCCTTgctaaaaaatatagaagaattaaGCTAAATAGCTGTCCACCAAACCGCTTAGACTGAAAATAGCTGGcggatgtataatatatgtataaccaTGTATAAGTGTTATCTATGAATACGAGCTACCAAAAGTAAACGGTGAATCCGGCCAACTATTTGGGTAAAGATCCTAAAAATATATGTATCTACCAGATATGGGTGCATATCTTGTTTGTTTGGTGAATGCCTAGGGGTAGAATTTTCCTAATGGCATTGTAGAATAGCTCCTCGTGTTCTGACTCTGATATATTTAGGTACCTCTACTTGAGTAGATTGGTCACAACTCCAGGGGCCTCTGGTGCTGTCATGCGCCTTGTACTAGATCAggttttccttctttttcatttAGTGATAATGTCTTACTTACTGGAGTAACTACTGCCTTCTGAATGATATTGCCATTGAATTTGAGCTGCTTTGATACAGTTCCTTTTTGCTCCAATTTTTGTTGGGGTTTTCTTATCCTCTTTGGTAACACTTGAGGGAAGGTCATCACAAGTGATTCCAAAGCTTCAACAGGTATTCTAAATGGCTCTCTTTTCATACTTATTGGAATGGACCCTTCGATAGATGCATACTAATAATttacttttgaatttttcttaattaagGAGTGGTTCTCATCTGTCCTTGCAAATTGGCAACTCTGGATACCTTTTCAATTTATCAACTTCCGGTTTGTACCTCAGCAATTTCAGGTTAGTGAAACAGCcatgtttcatcattttgtttGATTATGAGCATGGCTTCCTGTCAGCTTCTAGCTGCTTGGAGATATCTCTTCAAAAAGTTGATCCTATTGTTACGAATTAGCAAAAACGCCCAATCATTCATGTAAAGAACTAGCCAAATTAACTGACATAAAGCTGGATTAGCAGTTTCAAGCTATACTTGAAGTATtttggggtgtgcagactccgctAAACCACAGTATTGGAGATTCAGTTGGTTGTTTAGCAATACTGCAAAGAACTCGACACCTGAACCTCTTTTTTGATCACTCTTGATTATTGTGATTCATTCACATTCTAATGCGTATTTTTTTAAAGGCTTTTACAGCCTTTAATTCTCTAATTGGGACCAAATGTCTTTTTGCAATTACTAGTAGTTACGTGTAGTTTAGTTCTTGTGTTCAGATTCTTTTACATGTTTGTATACTACTCTAACCAACTGGAATGTTCTATTCCCCTCCTCTGCTTGCAGGTCCTTGCTGCTAACTTCATCGCTTTAGTGTGGAATGTCATACTGTCATATAAAGCCCACAAAGAAGTTATTGTAAAATAGGTATACCTAGGTCAGTTTCAGTTGTGTCTTTTTTGTACAAGGGATACTTATTTGCTTATCAGAGAAAAAGTAATCAAATAAACTGTTTGTTAGAAGTATCAGAAGAAGTAAATTATATTTGTCAGATGTACATATTGACCGAGATTGGAACACGCGGTATGGTTGGTTGTTTAGTCAATATAATTTGATGCGCTTGTGTTTATGAGAAGAAACACCAGAGGTGCTTCCCCTCCCTGGAGAAGAATGTGTTGCAAACTTGCAATAGTTATATGCCCTGGGGCCTTCTCCAACTCCATGTAATAGTGACTGTTCTTTCACTTTTTTGGATTAGCAGAGGTATGCACAACTGCTTTAGAGACGGGGAGGGAAATGAATCTAGTACAgctcattttatctttgttaGAATGGTTGATTTTTTTAAAAGTGAATAAAGCTGAAGAAATTAAAATTTGGAGGCAACATATCACACAAAAGAGGATTTTCTACTTGTGCTTCAGTATGCTGTGTTGGTTCAAGTTAACA
This sequence is a window from Nicotiana sylvestris chromosome 3, ASM39365v2, whole genome shotgun sequence. Protein-coding genes within it:
- the LOC104230958 gene encoding protein sym-1; amino-acid sequence: MQVTMASNASILTRSSLLSVRFVDFPLKSTSQLHAQTRSRFGRSSSAISSSSFSGKHCGTQLGASTHGLKSLHLSDIGPRRFGSCKNFQMSAVSGGGGSGYGGSGDGKSGGGGDGGSDSGGGGGGGSNWSLLAWYLSLLEKYPVWTKAVTSALLTLSGDLICQLWIDQVASVDVKRTFIFTLLGLVLVGPSLHFWYLYLSRLVTTPGASGAVMRLVLDQFLFAPIFVGVFLSSLVTLEGRSSQVIPKLQQEWFSSVLANWQLWIPFQFINFRFVPQQFQVLAANFIALVWNVILSYKAHKEVIVK